The sequence TGGCAGACCGCGAACTTCGTCGCCGGCGAGATCCGCGAGCCGCGGCGCAATCTCCCGCGAGCGCTGGTCCTCGGGGTCGTCGGCGTGATCGTCCTCTACCTCGGCGTCAACTACGTGTGCGTCGCGGTCCTGGGGCCCGCGGGGCTCGCCGCCACGACGACGCCCGCGTCGGCGGTGATGGAACGCGCGTTCGGCCGCCGGGGATCGCAGTGGATCGCCCTCGGGATCGCGATTTCCGCGCTCGGCTTCCTCTCCCAGTCGATTCTCACCGCGCCGCGCGTCTACTTCGCGATGGCGCGCGACGGGCTGTTCTTCCGATCGGTCGGCTGGATCGATCCGCGGCGCCGCGTTCCGACGGTCGCGATCCTCCTCCAGGCCGCCATGGCGATCGTGATCGCGCTCTCCGGACGGTACGATCAGATCCTGAGCTACGTGGTGTCGATGGATTTCCTCTTCTTCGGGCTCACGGCGACCTGCCTCTTCCGGTTCCGGCGCCGCGCCGCCGGGTCGGGGCAGGACTCCCGGCTTCCGCTTCTCGCGCGCGTCCCCGGACACCCCGTCACGACCGCGCTCTTCACCGTCGTGTCCTGGCTCGTCGTCGTCAGCACGATCGTCAAGTACCCCCGCGACACGGCCGTCGGGTTCGCGATCCTCGCGGCGGGAGTCCCCGTGTATCTCGTCTGGAGCCGCCGAAAACGGCGAGACGCCGCCCCGTGACGGGACGCCGCGACGCCGGCTCGCCCTACATGGAGTGGGCGAAGCTGCGCTCGCGCGCACGGTTCAACCTCGCGACGAGCGGCGTCGCCGACTATCCGCTCGCGCGCCTGGCGGTTTCGCTCGGCGATCTCGAGATCAACGGCCCCACCATCTACGGGTACGCGCCGCTCCAGGATCGCCTGTCGCGCAAGACCGGGGCGCCCCCGGAATCGGTCGTCGCCGCCACCGGAACGTCCCTCGCGAACCACCTGGCGCTCGCCGCTCTCTTCGAGCCCGGCGACGAGGTGCTGATCGAGCAGCCGACCTACGAGCTCCTCGTCTCGACGGCGGCGTATCTCGGCGCCTCGGTCCGGCGCTTCCGGCGCCGCCCGGAGCACGGCTTCGCGCTCGATCCGGAGGAAGTCGAGCGCGCGACGACTCCGGCCACCCGCCTGGTCGTCGTCACGAACCTCCACAACCCGTCGAGCGTCCGCGCCGACGACGCGGCGCTCTCGGAGATCGCCAGGATCGCGGCGCGCCGCGGGGCCGCGGTGCTCGTCGACGAGGTGTATCTCGAGACGTGTTTCGAAGGCGCCCGATCCGCCTTCTTTCTCGGAGACAACGTCGTCGCGACCGGCAGCCTGACGAAGGCCTACGGTCTCTCGGGGCTGCGCTGCGGCTGGATCCTCGCCCCGGCGGAGCTCGCGACGCGGATGTGGCGGATCAA is a genomic window of Thermoanaerobaculia bacterium containing:
- a CDS encoding amino acid permease — protein: MFDATMLVMGGIVGSGIFINPYVVARQVGTPVLILAAWALGGVIALAGAFIYAELATRMPEVGGQYAYLREAYHPAVAFLYGWVLLLVIQTGGMAAVAVTFAAYFRELAGPALPAPAIAVAVLAALAIVNCLGVRTGSSVQSTLMLLKILAIAALIAGGAWFLFGASRSAAPPVAPAGTTPLGTVRALAVAMVPVLFAYGGWQTANFVAGEIREPRRNLPRALVLGVVGVIVLYLGVNYVCVAVLGPAGLAATTTPASAVMERAFGRRGSQWIALGIAISALGFLSQSILTAPRVYFAMARDGLFFRSVGWIDPRRRVPTVAILLQAAMAIVIALSGRYDQILSYVVSMDFLFFGLTATCLFRFRRRAAGSGQDSRLPLLARVPGHPVTTALFTVVSWLVVVSTIVKYPRDTAVGFAILAAGVPVYLVWSRRKRRDAAP
- a CDS encoding pyridoxal phosphate-dependent aminotransferase, translated to MTGRRDAGSPYMEWAKLRSRARFNLATSGVADYPLARLAVSLGDLEINGPTIYGYAPLQDRLSRKTGAPPESVVAATGTSLANHLALAALFEPGDEVLIEQPTYELLVSTAAYLGASVRRFRRRPEHGFALDPEEVERATTPATRLVVVTNLHNPSSVRADDAALSEIARIAARRGAAVLVDEVYLETCFEGARSAFFLGDNVVATGSLTKAYGLSGLRCGWILAPAELATRMWRINDLYAATPAHPAELLSAAALDRLPEIAAEARARLDRNRRALEAFLDGRPDLEAPRPRWGTTSFPRLLAGSVDDLCAKLRDEYETSVVPGGFFDMPDRFRIGIGGETADLEEGLRRVGRALDELAR